gctcaataaaattagaaaagatattatgaaattttttaaaaatattggctttcaaatcgaaataaaaataaatttaaaaattgtgaactttcttgatgtcacatttaacctctcTGAAAATTCATATGAGCCTTTGAAAAAACCAAACGATgagttattttatgttaatattaactcaaatcatccaccccaaattcaaaaacaaatcccgatttcaattaataacaggctaaaccaaaactcctctaatgaaaatgtattcaatGCCTCGaaacaaatatttgaagatgtccttaaaaaatgtgattttgaaaattctgaactaaaatttgagcctgaaaaaaagaatacaaaaaaacgaaatagaactagaaatgtaatttggttcagccccccatatagcaaaaatgtttccactaacataggaaaagtgtttttaaaattggtcgATATGCATTTCCCGCCCTCTAATAAATGACATAAAGTTTCTAATCGAAATACAATAAAAGCcagctacagttgcacaaaaagtAAGGAAAGAATTATGAAAGGTCACAATAATGCtttgaacaaaaaagaaatcataaatgaaaaaacttcagaaaattgtaattgtaaacaaaaaaaaataattgtccaatgagtggaagttgttaatcaaaaaatgtggtatataaatgtgttgtttcctcTAAGATAAactgataaataatatatttgcataagagaaggtgaatggaaaaaacgttttgccaatcataagcaaaacgattttatactaaattggtccatccttaaaacagcgcctgcatataacaatatttccaaaaaatgtatactacaagtaaaaattgaaaaaattacacatGCAAAttaagaatgtttattaaacaaaaaatcggaattaattttaaatgcaggaacgaaaataagtttctcctaaaaaactataaatataaataaacttaaataatagttacattaagtcccccttttaaaaaatacttttctaaaaaagcataagtaaTCATTTCCAAAtgcttctttttataatagtgtaataaatttacaatagttAAGACATCtgcgacttcctgtaatttaatttttggtataaattgaagttttggTATaaatgattttctactaatttatatgtatatatatatatatatatatatatatatatatatatatatatatatatatatatatatatatatatatatatatatatatataaatttaattttactgtgTGCATATATTCAGCAAGAGTGCTCGAAGAATGATATCAGAactatataattgatttttttgacgagattaaataaaaataactacataatttttactactaaaagtttcatgcgttttgcaattatcttttttaaagttttgatttaatTCATCGTTTTTATCTATGGatatattttttgatctttttaattattcgtTAAAAATGGCtacacattttgaaaatttaaaaacttttgaggGTAACTTTTTACATAAcctaaagtataaatatttttcaagaaaccCAAATGAACTTAATTGACACACGATACATTGatccttttgattttaaaacaataaacgaTCGTTGTTCTTTTTCAGTTTTGCATATAAACATTAGAAGCATGCAGCAAAATTTTGAgaaactaaaagaatttttaaatattataaattacacgttcgACGTCATAACTCTTTATGAGAAATGGcatgattttgaaaattctcTTGAATTAAATTCTACTTTAAATTTgccattttataaacttattagtCAAACAAGTGCAAGAGGAAAAAATGGCAGAGGGTTAGGGCTTTAAGTCTCAAAAAAGCACGATTTTAAGGTAAAAAACATACTATGCTTCTCAAACGATAATTATGAAAGccttttcattgaaattataaataaaaaatttcgaaatattttaattggatGCGTTTATCGTCCACCAAGTGGTAAAATCAAatcatttgaaacttttatcaaaaatgcaattgaaaaaataaagaaagaaaataaaactttatgcgTTATTGGAGACATGAACCTTTATGCTCTAACTTATTCAAAGTCTCCGAAAACAAAATCCTTTTTTGATATGCTTCTTAAATTTAATGTCTTGTCAGCAATTATTAGGGCAACACGAGTGTCAAAAACTTCGGCAACGGCAatagacaatattttaattagtaattacaTGGAAATGGAATTTGAAACCGGAATAATTATGACTGATATTAGCGATCACTTTCCGATATTTGAAaaagtaagaaatttaaaaaccatgtcTGATTGTGaaccaaaagttataaatttgaaaaaacgcaATCTTAAAACAAGTAATACTAATGAATTATTAATTAGACTAAAACAAGAAACGTGGTCCAACGTGTATAAATGTCATGACACTAACGaaactttcaataattttttagatatattccTAGATTGCTTTAATGAAATCTGTCCCCAAGAGAACATACAAATTTGGACAAAAGCAGTTGCCAACCCGTGGATGGGTAAATCACTgataaaatgctcaaaaaagaagcaaaaactctagtataaattaaaaaaaaataaaaacactgaaaatgagataaattacaaaaattataaatatttttaccgaAATCTTAtcaaaaaggttaaaaataaatactacaGTAACCAAACCATTAAATGCAAATCTGATAATAAGAAAACGTGGTCCATCATTAATGAGATAAtggaaaggaaaaaaaatcttCACCAAAAAGAACTAATCTTAACAACACTGACACTCTTCTACTTCTTCAACACTGACTACTtctgtaaaaaacaaatctcggaagaatttaacaaatattttttaaacatatgtcCTAATCTTGCTTATAGAATAAGTCCAACATctgattcatttaaaaactacctCAAACCCGCAAATAAGGCTATCATGTATGATAATGAATTCAAATATAAAGAATTCGAAGAAGCCTTTTcctctgtaaaaaaaaagaaagcaccAGGGTTTGATGAAATAACCAGCGATTTAGTTATCTTAATAAAATCAGTCTAAGCAGACCTCTGATAGTCTAAGTCGACCTCTTAAGCTCTCAATAACATCGGGAGGTCAGCTTAGACCTCAGTCTAAGTGGTCAGCTTAGACCTCAGTCTAAAAGTCTAAGAGGTCAGCTTAGACTGAGGTCTAAGCTGACCTCTTAGACTCTCAATAACATCGGGGATTTTCCCTGatgtacttaaattagcaaaagtaattcctatttttaaatgtaatgaaTATTCAGACATAATcaattatagacctatatcaatactttctgtattttcaaaactttttgaacgtgtaatttataatagaatctataatTACttcactaaaaacaaattattttacccaAACCAGTTTGGATTTCGAAAAAACCtctcaacagagcatgcaatcaTTGAATTAGTTAATCAAATAACTGAtggttttaaacaaaacaaatttactctaggagtatttattgacttatcaaaagcttttgacacagTTGACCATTGCATCCTATTAGATAAACTAAAGCACTatggtataattaataaaacttacaattggATTAAAAGTTATCTTACCTATAGAAAACAATACGTGTGTATTATACAATCtggagtttttttaatgttttatgtggaGTCCCCCAAGGATCATCCTTGGTCCActcctatttttaatttatataaatgatttttgcaatgcatttttaaaacttaatttagtcatgtttgctgatgatacaaatctatTTCTTACAAACAATGATACCAAGAAGTTATACTTAAATATGAacattgaactaaataaagtaaataattggtTTAGGGCTAACAAACTCTTACTTAACTCAgagaaaacaaactatatatttttccataaaaaaacacaagaagaatttatcctggcttcctcaaATAAGATATATTCAATCTAAAACCACTAATATAATTGATATGATGTATCGAGTTCGCTgatatatcaataaacaaagtctcaaactaatatattttggaCTAATTTATTGCTTCATCAGCTATGCAATCTCAACATGGGCGAGTATGCAaccatcaaaacttaaaaaaatttataatctaCAAAAACATGCTAACAGAATCATTTACTCCAAAAATTGGCGTGAACGCGCCAAACCtataataaaagatatgaaaatgatggatgtttttgaaataaatatctatcagcATTTGATTTTTATGTATCGATTCGATAATAATCTTTCTCCTGCAAACTTTAATAAcgagtttgaaataaacataaatgaaaactattatctaagagcaaatataagtaattcatataaactgcctcaaaactttaataaatatgcTTAATATAGCGTTGCATATCAAAGACCAAATATATGGAATAGTTATCAAAAAAGATTCAACTGTAAGGCaaagtcattaagttcatttaagtttctaacaaaaaaggaaatttttaaaatttgagaatcATTTGTGCTTAAAGGGATCACCaagtagttttaattattttagtatttattttatttggtctttttttgatttactgattagcgcagcagttttatgcccattagggttctttaatttaatatctatattctatttaaaatgtataaagggctctatgaaaagattgcaaTGACGTATTGTCAttttcatcttctttgagcccttGTCTGTTTaagtctttattttataaagatcattgtaaaaaagaaaagtttttattatttattgtatatacaaaaacggcGCTTGTTGACAAGGTTTTACTGTCTTATTTGTTCTACggacatattttttctttcttgtatTTATATTAGAGATGGGAAACGAACCGAACCCGAACCGAACGAACCGAACTAGAACCTTATCTACGACAGAACCGAACCGAACTCGAACTTTAGTTGTTACTAAACCGAACCGAACCCGAAACTGTTGTGAACGAACCGAATCAAACCAACTGTTCTTGCCCTAACCAAGCTAAATAGAGGCTtgaaaaagtgaaaattttGCAATTCGCACGTCACTACAATACATAACATGCTACATTACCTAATGTGTAACATACATAACATAGTTCATTACCTAATGTATAACATACCACgagtttagaattattttgtgcTATCTCTCATATTAAGTGTTGGAAGAAAATAAGTTAGtaattttagtaattaataattacttttaaaatatattttaatttttaaatttcttctaaataatttgtttaaatcaaaattatttaaagcataagttattatttctttaaaaactagctaaaattttaagtaatttttacttttagaaaaaaatgaaaaattttctcCCAACGTTTAAAATGGgaaatagaacaaaataattctaacctcgcgataaGTCTACAATTCATAACATTACCAACCAAAATGGAAATGTTGTTTCTAAACATTTGCAATATTGAGGTGTTGGTAATGTTCTGAGTTTTTATTCATATCTTAGTAATTAATGATTgcaataattacataatattgtAGTAATAATGAGTAACAGTAAATTAACTCGTAAATGGACTAAAAAAGTGTTGGAGAAATTGATAACAGACGGAGCGGCTCGCTTAGTACCTGCATCATGGACAAAGAGTGAATGCTGGACACGCTTCCGTTGCGTTGAAGTTGGGGATGAGGTTTGTAGCTATACTTACtgcatataaaattatttagttttataaatatttcaataaatcaATAATCACCTGCATCTCTCAGGCATTGCATATTGCACACAATGCCAAACTGAGCAGCATTCAGGTTTGATAATTAATTGAATATCAAATGCTAAATAGAGTCAATTGACCTTAGTTATAATacactttatttgatttttgtataaCTGTGAGTAATCATGTTATGATCAACAGGTTGTCAAGGAGTTTGCCGTTTGTTAGCAGTGTGGATTATGGTTGTCAGTGCCAATTGGTCATACTACAACTTTACAAAGACATAATACATCACACATCAATAAGATCAGTTCAGAACCTGGacaattaaaaatgacaagCTTTTTACCTAAAAAGACAGAggttaataaatatagtttgctGATCTTGCTTTTTCCTATTTACTGTTTTAACTTTTCACTTGCTACCATTGAtagcaaaatatatttgttacaaaaaaaaaaaggccatTATGTATTGCTATGTTTTTAATGTCTATTGTTTATTGCTTTATACTTTACAGGTTCCTAAACACATTTGTGAATATGCTCAACGTGCAGCCCTTTACATGATTGCAAAAGACATTCAGCCATTCTCGTGTGTTCAGGATGATGGGTTCCGTCACTTTGCTCAAACAATGATTGATATTGGATCGAAGTATGGATCAGTGAAACTTGAGGATATTATGTGTGATCGAACAACGCTGTCTAAGACACTACTACCAAAGTTCTACAACGAATGTGTTCGAAAGCTGTAAGACGAACTTGCTGGGGTTACTCATATCGCAATAACAACTGATCACTGGACCGATGACATTCTAAAATACTCTTATCAAACTTTTACAGCACATTACATTAACAGCAGTTATTGCCTTATAAGTAAGTGTGTTGGATTGTTTGAGTTTAGTGAGTCTAAGACTGGCATTGCCGTAAAAGCAAAGACaactaaaatacttaaaaaacttttcccTCAGACTATAAAAAGTGACAATTTGGTATTTGTGACTGATAATGGGAGTAATATGAAGTCGGCTTATCGCAACGATGTTAGACTTAGTTGTGCAGGTCATAATCTTAATTTAGCTGTTGAAAAAGCTTTGAAATCCCCTGGTGCTAATTTAGTTCATGAAATGATCAAGACTTCAAAGGAAATGGTGGACTACTTTAAACATAGTGGGAAAAACCAGGAACTAAATCACACTCTCAAACAGGATGATGCGACTCGTTGGAACagtcaattttttcttttgcaatcACTGTCATGCCAGTTAGATCATGTCAAGTCAATTCTTGCTGATTTAAAGCAGTTTGACAAACTTGAGCAACTGAACAACGTTAATGAAAAATTGTTGCATGACGTCGTAGAATTTTTGCATCTCTTTCACAAGGCTACTGTGCAATTGTCACATGACAATGTGCCGACGTCCCCTGATATATggccaatgtttttttatcttcgATCAGTCTGTAAGATCAATGGTTCAGACAGCGACAGTATGCGTGATTTGAAGGCAGTTTTTCTGTCCAGTTTGAATGAAAAATATGTTATTCATCCTTTGCACAAGCTATCAACACTTATTGTTCCTTCTTACAAATACTTGTCTTTTGTCAACACAGACGATCGCAATTTTGTTTATTCAGAAATGCGTAGTATGGtggacaaaattatttcttcttCACCAAATCAGGTGATACGAAAGGACTCAGGCAATACAGATATAGACAGCTTTAGTGAATGCAGTCATTCAGATCAGCTGCCTCCTGCAAAGAAGAATAAAGCTGATCTTGAATCGTATGATTTGCTGGCAGACTTAAAAACAGTTGCCACTCCATTGTCTAACGCCGACAGTAATGACACAAGACATGAACTTGACAAATACTTGGCACTGCCCGTGACAGCGTGTGATGCATTGCAATTCTGGAATAACAATGACCGTGAACATAAGCTTCCGACGATGGCATTGATTGGTAGAAAGTTGTTGGCTATTCCTGCTACAAGTACTGCCAGTGAAAGAGTGTTTTCAGTGTGTGGGGTGACGATGAGTGAGCGCAGGGCTCGCCTAAACCCAGAAACATTGGAAATGCTGATATTTCTCAAATACAACATGCAGCTCTGATTACTAGACTGACAGTAGGCTACTTAAGCTACCGTTATCTGTGTTCAGAAAGTTACTGCTTTAATGTTTTGTGCACTTTAACTGCAGCTATTAG
This genomic interval from Hydra vulgaris chromosome 01, alternate assembly HydraT2T_AEP contains the following:
- the LOC136074562 gene encoding zinc finger BED domain-containing protein 4-like, whose amino-acid sequence is MKSAYRNDVRLSCAGHNLNLAVEKALKSPGANLVHEMIKTSKEMVDYFKHSGKNQELNHTLKQDDATRWNSQFFLLQSLSCQLDHVKSILADLKQFDKLEQLNNVNEKLLHDVVEFLHLFHKATVQLSHDNVPTSPDIWPMFFYLRSVCKINGSDSDSMRDLKAVFLSSLNEKYVIHPLHKLSTLIVPSYKYLSFVNTDDRNFVYSEMRSMVDKIISSSPNQVIRKDSGNTDIDSFSECSHSDQLPPAKKNKADLESYDLLADLKTVATPLSNADSNDTRHELDKYLALPVTACDALQFWNNNDREHKLPTMALIGRKLLAIPATSTASERVFSVCGVTMSERRARLNPETLEMLIFLKYNMQL